Genomic segment of Paenibacillaceae bacterium GAS479:
TCAAGCCGCCGAAGGACGGCCTTTCGGCCGAAACTCTAGGCAGAGAGTATTCAAGAATGGTATTTGAAAATAGCGTCAGCACGATCATCATCAAAATGAAGGCGATTATCATTCCGCCTGTTTTTCTCTTTTTTGACTTGCCGGAGGATCTCTCTTCAGTTGGGACTGCTGCTTCCATATCGATTCTCCTTTCTATCCTTTAACGCCTGATAGCTGTACGCCCTCGACTAGCTCTTTCTCCGCGTGGAGCATAAGCAGTATCGCAGGCAGCATGTAGATGACCGATGCTGCAAAAGCCAATCCGATATCATCCTCGCTAATATAAGCGAGATATACGGATAAAGGCTGTTTGATGGCATCCTTCAGAAAGATCAGCGGCTGCTCGACCATGTTCCAGTTGTCGATGAAAGCCAGCACCGCAAGTGCGGCCATGCCGGAGCGGCACATGGGGAGCACGATCATAAGCAAGATTTTTATATGTCCCGCACCGTCCATGCGGGCCGCTTCAATATAGCTGTAGGGGACGACCTGCATAAACTGCCGCATGAGGAACACGCCGAATGCGCTGAATATGCCGGGTAAAATGATCGACCAGTCCGTGTTAAGCAGACCGAGCGAATTCGCCATAATGTAGTTAGGCACCAGCGTAACTTGAAACGGCATCAGCATGACGACGATATAAGCGAAAAATAGCGGCTCTCGCAAGCGGAATCGGAGCTGGGAAAAGGCGTAGGCCGCAAGCACCGATACGACGACCTGCCCGGCTACAATGGGTACCGTCAGCTTCATTGAATTCCAAAACAAGAGCAGAA
This window contains:
- a CDS encoding carbohydrate ABC transporter membrane protein 2, CUT1 family; this encodes MESGRGMLRGKFGSKLYKGVLTAFLALLVVIFVFPIAMTTIHSFKTPDEIKTELKPVIKSSDEEDQEKKDQIGEESKYVELKLIPSKATLNAYYDILLAQPQFLLLFWNSMKLTVPIVAGQVVVSVLAAYAFSQLRFRLREPLFFAYIVVMLMPFQVTLVPNYIMANSLGLLNTDWSIILPGIFSAFGVFLMRQFMQVVPYSYIEAARMDGAGHIKILLMIVLPMCRSGMAALAVLAFIDNWNMVEQPLIFLKDAIKQPLSVYLAYISEDDIGLAFAASVIYMLPAILLMLHAEKELVEGVQLSGVKG